The proteins below come from a single Chryseobacterium capnotolerans genomic window:
- a CDS encoding copper-translocating P-type ATPase: protein MKVDWQFAGSQYILFALSTVVFFYGGFPFLKGLVNEVKAKSPGMMFLIGFAITVAYIYSVAIVFGLQGMDFFWELATLILIMLLGHWIEMKSVAGASKELELLVQLMPADAHMVMPNMVHDVKTDTLKENDIILVKPGEKVAADGIILEGESYLNESMLTGESKPVQKVKGDKVIAGAINGNGSIKVTVSHAAKDSYLSQVIKLVDDAQKSKSQTQLLADKAAKWLTIIALVTGIATFLYWYLTGQSLAFAMERMVTVIVICCPHALGLAVPLVVAKSTALSAKSGLLIKNRTAFENSRKITTIVFDKTGTLTVGRFEVSKIVSLQKEFNENQIIRLASALEQKSEHPIATGILRKVKDLSITIPATENFNAITGKGVEATVEGKKILVVSPGYLKENNFAIPDGFTANDTETVVFLIVNNDLAGYIALSDEIRPESAEAIKTLKDNNIRSILLTGDNNKVAKSVSDTLGMDSFIAEVLPHQKLEKIKELQSKGEFVAMTGDGVNDAPALAIADVGIAVGSGSDIAAETAGIVLVNSNPNDVVNLILFGKATYRKMIQNLIWATGYNVIALPLAAGVLYKQGILLNPAAGAVLMTVSTVVVAINASFLKIKK, encoded by the coding sequence ATGAAAGTTGATTGGCAGTTTGCAGGTTCGCAATACATACTCTTTGCATTGTCAACCGTTGTATTTTTTTACGGTGGCTTTCCATTTTTAAAAGGATTGGTCAACGAAGTAAAAGCAAAGAGCCCCGGCATGATGTTTTTAATCGGCTTCGCCATAACAGTTGCTTACATCTACAGCGTTGCAATTGTTTTTGGGTTACAGGGTATGGATTTCTTTTGGGAATTGGCAACGCTTATTCTTATTATGCTGTTAGGGCATTGGATAGAAATGAAATCTGTTGCAGGTGCGTCAAAAGAATTAGAATTATTGGTACAGTTAATGCCAGCCGATGCACACATGGTAATGCCCAACATGGTGCATGATGTAAAAACCGACACATTAAAAGAGAACGACATTATTTTAGTAAAGCCAGGCGAAAAAGTGGCAGCCGATGGAATAATATTAGAAGGCGAAAGCTACCTGAATGAAAGTATGCTTACAGGCGAAAGCAAACCAGTACAAAAAGTAAAAGGCGATAAAGTAATTGCAGGTGCAATCAATGGCAACGGTTCTATAAAAGTTACCGTTTCCCATGCAGCAAAAGACTCTTACTTATCACAGGTTATTAAATTGGTGGACGATGCACAAAAATCAAAATCACAAACGCAGCTATTAGCAGACAAAGCTGCAAAATGGCTTACGATTATAGCATTGGTTACCGGCATTGCCACATTTTTATATTGGTATCTCACAGGGCAATCATTGGCTTTTGCAATGGAAAGAATGGTAACCGTAATTGTTATTTGTTGCCCTCATGCTTTGGGTCTGGCAGTTCCATTGGTTGTTGCAAAATCTACAGCCTTATCAGCTAAAAGCGGATTGCTTATTAAAAATCGTACTGCGTTTGAAAATTCAAGAAAAATAACCACTATCGTTTTTGACAAGACAGGAACATTAACTGTAGGAAGATTTGAAGTGTCAAAAATTGTATCGCTGCAAAAAGAGTTCAATGAAAATCAAATCATTCGCCTTGCGTCTGCATTAGAACAAAAATCAGAACATCCCATTGCAACAGGCATCTTGCGAAAAGTAAAAGACTTATCAATCACAATTCCTGCAACAGAAAATTTCAATGCCATCACAGGCAAAGGCGTTGAAGCAACAGTTGAAGGCAAAAAAATATTGGTGGTTAGTCCGGGGTATTTAAAAGAAAATAATTTTGCGATCCCCGACGGCTTTACTGCCAACGACACAGAAACGGTTGTGTTTTTAATCGTAAATAACGATTTGGCAGGTTATATTGCTTTGTCCGATGAGATCCGTCCTGAATCAGCAGAAGCAATCAAGACCTTAAAAGACAACAATATCAGATCCATTTTGCTTACCGGCGATAACAACAAAGTAGCAAAAAGTGTAAGTGACACTTTAGGCATGGATAGTTTTATTGCCGAAGTATTGCCACATCAAAAATTAGAAAAAATAAAAGAACTGCAAAGCAAAGGCGAATTCGTAGCTATGACAGGTGACGGCGTAAACGATGCACCAGCATTGGCAATTGCAGATGTTGGTATTGCAGTTGGCAGCGGTAGTGATATTGCAGCCGAAACCGCAGGTATTGTTTTAGTAAACAGTAACCCTAACGATGTTGTAAATCTTATTTTATTTGGTAAAGCCACCTATCGTAAAATGATACAGAATTTAATTTGGGCTACGGGTTACAATGTAATCGCATTGCCTTTGGCAGCAGGTGTTTTATATAAACAAGGCATCTTATTAAATCCGGCAGCAGGTGCGGTTTTAATGACGGTTAGTACAGTTGTAGTTGCAATCAATGCAAGTTTTTTAAAAATCAAAAAATAA
- a CDS encoding heme-binding domain-containing protein, producing MAIQLYQPALNVNKGQVDKTDFAKVYTVPENVQNILQNACYDCHSNNTKNTWYSNIQPMAWMMKRHIDNGKEKLNFSEFGSISSRRQISKLKGIANQIKDDEMPLASYKIMHSYAKLSKEQKSLIMDWMNKKADSLSIEN from the coding sequence ATTGCTATACAATTATATCAGCCTGCCCTCAATGTAAATAAGGGGCAGGTTGACAAAACCGATTTTGCAAAAGTTTATACCGTTCCGGAAAATGTGCAAAACATTTTACAAAATGCCTGTTACGATTGTCATAGCAATAATACCAAAAATACGTGGTATTCCAACATACAGCCTATGGCGTGGATGATGAAAAGGCATATTGATAATGGCAAAGAAAAATTAAACTTTAGTGAGTTTGGCAGTATTAGTAGTCGAAGGCAAATAAGTAAATTGAAAGGAATAGCAAACCAAATTAAAGACGATGAAATGCCTTTAGCTTCATATAAAATAATGCACAGCTACGCAAAGCTCTCAAAAGAGCAAAAAAGTTTGATAATGGATTGGATGAACAAAAAAGCAGACAGCCTTTCAATAGAAAATTAA
- a CDS encoding DUF3347 domain-containing protein, translated as MKNIFFSIITLATIAVVTVSCNQSSNKNNNQQANDSTAIAETQDLSSATQDNTVSKSATMDTMTEKVEKQEVKDQVQNFSIAPIIKDYLALKNALVADNDKAAANAGKQLLATFKNVNMKAIPANKHKKYMDIAEDAKENAEHIGDNAGKVDHQREHFASLSKDVSDLITLFGTTQKLYQDFCPMYNDGKGAIWISEAKAIKNPYYGSQMLTCGSVKKEL; from the coding sequence ATGAAAAACATATTTTTCTCCATCATAACATTGGCAACCATAGCAGTAGTAACAGTTTCATGCAATCAGTCTTCCAATAAAAACAACAATCAGCAAGCTAATGATAGCACTGCGATAGCAGAAACTCAAGATTTGTCATCAGCAACACAAGATAATACAGTAAGTAAATCTGCAACAATGGATACCATGACTGAAAAAGTTGAAAAACAAGAAGTAAAAGACCAGGTTCAAAACTTCTCTATCGCACCCATTATAAAAGATTATTTGGCGTTAAAAAATGCACTTGTAGCAGATAATGATAAAGCAGCAGCTAATGCAGGTAAGCAATTATTGGCAACATTTAAAAACGTAAATATGAAAGCCATCCCTGCTAACAAGCATAAAAAATATATGGATATAGCTGAAGATGCCAAGGAAAATGCAGAACATATTGGCGACAACGCAGGAAAGGTAGACCACCAAAGAGAACATTTCGCATCCTTGAGTAAAGATGTTTCCGACCTTATTACCTTGTTTGGAACTACACAAAAGCTGTATCAGGACTTCTGCCCAATGTACAATGACGGCAAAGGTGCTATTTGGATTAGCGAAGCTAAGGCAATTAAAAATCCTTATTACGGTAGCCAAATGCTTACCTGCGGTTCTGTGAAAAAGGAATTATAA
- a CDS encoding DUF305 domain-containing protein, with protein sequence MESMKNQHGMQHTQKSEENNHNHSLAMYKRFAVMAVAMFAAMYFIMYAMIDGLNNLIPNINNLYMTLLMVSAMLIIELLIMKGMYQNKKINWAVIAVSLVIGVFSWFGIREQINVGDKQFVKGMIPHHAAAVLMSEKAKLTDPELIELQKNILETQAKEIEFMKRKLKEFETDK encoded by the coding sequence ATGGAAAGTATGAAAAACCAACACGGAATGCAACATACTCAAAAGAGTGAAGAAAATAATCACAATCATTCTTTAGCAATGTACAAACGCTTTGCTGTAATGGCTGTTGCAATGTTCGCAGCTATGTACTTTATTATGTATGCTATGATTGACGGATTGAATAATCTTATCCCGAACATCAACAATTTATATATGACGTTGCTGATGGTTTCGGCAATGTTGATTATTGAATTATTGATAATGAAAGGAATGTATCAAAACAAAAAAATCAATTGGGCAGTCATTGCCGTTTCTCTTGTGATTGGTGTCTTTTCGTGGTTTGGCATTCGCGAGCAAATAAATGTGGGCGATAAGCAATTTGTAAAAGGAATGATACCGCACCACGCTGCAGCTGTATTAATGTCCGAAAAAGCTAAGCTTACTGACCCCGAATTAATTGAGCTACAAAAAAACATACTCGAAACACAGGCAAAGGAAATCGAATTTATGAAGCGAAAGCTGAAAGAATTTGAAACAGATAAGTAA
- a CDS encoding DUF3347 domain-containing protein, translated as MKSISKILMVITVLLSAVNSFAQIKNAKTETVKIYGNCEMCKTTIEKAGNVKNVVTVNWNKDTKIATIDYDSKKTNQDETLKRIALAGYDNEKFLAPDDVYAKLSDCCHYNRELKPLAKTKDADMDMKAEHGSHNPKEMATTNTTTTQNAPQLKTVFDNYFAVKDALVKTDAGASSAKAAELVKAIKAVEMTKLLTEEHTVWMKIMKDLTANAEKIAIAKDVSKQRETFAMLSKNMYELIKVSKQETPVYYQHCPMYNNGKGANWLSKEEVVKNPYYGSKMLTCGSVQEIINNK; from the coding sequence ATGAAATCAATATCAAAAATATTGATGGTAATCACCGTATTACTATCAGCTGTAAACAGTTTTGCACAAATCAAAAATGCAAAAACAGAAACCGTAAAAATATATGGCAACTGCGAAATGTGCAAAACTACCATTGAAAAAGCAGGAAATGTAAAAAATGTAGTCACAGTAAATTGGAATAAAGATACCAAGATAGCTACGATTGACTACGATAGTAAAAAAACAAATCAGGATGAGACTCTAAAACGTATTGCTTTAGCGGGGTACGACAATGAAAAATTTTTAGCCCCAGATGATGTATATGCAAAATTATCCGACTGTTGCCATTATAACAGGGAACTAAAACCACTTGCAAAGACCAAAGATGCAGATATGGATATGAAAGCCGAACACGGCAGCCACAACCCTAAAGAAATGGCTACCACAAATACGACGACTACACAAAATGCACCACAACTGAAAACTGTTTTTGACAACTATTTTGCAGTAAAAGATGCTTTGGTAAAAACCGATGCAGGTGCTTCATCGGCAAAAGCCGCTGAATTGGTAAAGGCAATAAAAGCTGTAGAAATGACAAAGCTTTTAACAGAAGAACATACCGTTTGGATGAAAATAATGAAAGATTTAACAGCAAATGCAGAGAAAATTGCTATAGCCAAAGATGTTTCAAAACAAAGAGAAACTTTTGCCATGCTTTCTAAAAATATGTACGAATTAATCAAAGTATCAAAACAAGAAACACCTGTTTATTATCAGCACTGCCCAATGTACAACAATGGTAAAGGTGCAAATTGGTTAAGCAAAGAAGAAGTGGTTAAAAATCCTTATTACGGTTCTAAAATGCTTACCTGTGGCAGCGTACAGGAAATTATTAATAACAAATAA
- a CDS encoding single-stranded DNA-binding protein has protein sequence MNIVGRITKNAEINNLKNDKQVVNFSVAINDSYKTKQGERKEQTTYYNCSYWLSPNVAKILTKGTLVELTGRASSSGWITKDGEIKSGLNFHTSNIKVHGGGKKSDTEEQPASQPQKSNAFAEDTDDDLPF, from the coding sequence ATGAACATCGTAGGCAGAATTACAAAAAATGCAGAAATCAACAATTTAAAAAACGACAAGCAGGTCGTTAATTTTTCAGTAGCAATCAATGACAGTTACAAGACCAAACAAGGCGAACGAAAAGAGCAGACCACCTATTACAACTGTTCTTATTGGCTAAGTCCAAATGTTGCTAAGATTTTAACCAAAGGAACTTTAGTTGAATTGACAGGTAGGGCGAGTTCGAGTGGGTGGATTACAAAAGATGGAGAAATAAAATCGGGACTGAATTTCCATACTTCAAACATCAAAGTACACGGAGGTGGAAAAAAGTCTGACACAGAAGAACAACCAGCTTCACAGCCACAGAAGTCCAATGCTTTTGCGGAAGATACGGACGATGATTTACCATTCTAA
- a CDS encoding toprim domain-containing protein — translation MGKKDVTLIKNDLNTSNEIVVFEGFFDYLTFKNLESAESSISDCLILNSTAMLFKVDKELRAYYKTSLFLDNDDNGITIKQVIRKNYKNVEDCSLLYKDFKDLNEWFCATK, via the coding sequence TTGGGCAAAAAAGATGTCACTTTGATAAAAAATGATTTGAATACTTCCAATGAAATTGTAGTTTTTGAAGGTTTTTTTGATTATCTGACTTTTAAAAATTTGGAAAGTGCAGAAAGTTCAATTTCAGATTGTTTGATTCTCAATTCTACGGCAATGCTTTTCAAAGTCGATAAAGAACTTAGAGCATATTATAAAACCTCACTTTTCCTAGATAATGATGATAATGGAATTACAATCAAACAGGTTATCCGGAAAAACTATAAAAATGTTGAAGATTGTTCTTTGTTGTACAAAGATTTTAAGGATTTAAACGAGTGGTTTTGTGCAACAAAGTAA